One Ktedonobacterales bacterium genomic region harbors:
- a CDS encoding DUF1501 domain-containing protein, which yields MFNISRRAMMKDGLLVVTAGMIMPSIFGRAVRAAHNAALEGDHWAADAQGRTLIVVQMAGGNDGLNTIVPYTDSLYYQARPTLAIKQKDVLPLNERLGLNPAMQGVKSFWDQRKLAIVEGVGYPNPSLSHFQAMDIWQSLDLHGQGTQGWLGKYVAGLVDKDGHPFQSLDIGVQVPAALRAINAEVPTLTQPKSYQLAADPSNKRGLDARTQALLRLYDSYPKTAPYAALLDATAQHAQQGSKAIMAADAAYKPAVTYPTGAFADGLKVLAEVIVQGLGLRVGYITLGGFDTHANQVNDQPVLLKTLAEGLAAFYNDLAAHGKADDVVIMTWSEFGRRVHENGNEGTDHGTAAPLFVMGNAVTGGIYGEPPDLGNLDQTGNLKFTIDFRQVYATVLDRWLGAPSQAILGGSFGNQGFLQSPSAA from the coding sequence ATGTTCAACATTTCGCGTCGGGCCATGATGAAAGACGGCCTGCTGGTGGTCACGGCTGGCATGATTATGCCGTCAATCTTCGGGCGAGCGGTGCGCGCCGCCCATAATGCCGCGCTGGAAGGCGACCACTGGGCTGCCGACGCCCAGGGCCGCACGCTGATTGTCGTCCAGATGGCGGGCGGCAACGATGGCCTGAACACCATCGTCCCCTATACCGACAGCCTCTACTATCAGGCGCGGCCCACGCTCGCCATCAAGCAAAAGGATGTGCTGCCGCTCAATGAGCGGCTGGGGCTGAATCCCGCCATGCAGGGGGTGAAATCCTTCTGGGACCAGCGCAAGCTTGCCATCGTGGAGGGCGTCGGCTACCCAAATCCCAGCCTTTCGCACTTCCAGGCGATGGACATCTGGCAAAGCCTGGACCTGCACGGCCAGGGAACCCAGGGCTGGCTGGGCAAATATGTCGCCGGGCTGGTGGACAAAGACGGCCACCCCTTTCAATCGCTGGACATTGGGGTCCAGGTGCCTGCGGCGCTGCGCGCGATCAACGCCGAGGTTCCCACGCTCACCCAGCCCAAGAGCTACCAACTGGCCGCCGATCCGAGCAACAAAAGAGGACTTGACGCTCGCACGCAGGCGCTCTTGCGCCTCTACGATTCGTACCCCAAAACAGCGCCCTACGCCGCGCTGCTCGACGCCACCGCCCAGCATGCCCAGCAGGGGTCAAAGGCCATCATGGCCGCCGACGCCGCCTACAAACCCGCCGTGACCTATCCTACCGGCGCGTTCGCCGATGGCTTGAAAGTGCTGGCCGAGGTCATCGTCCAGGGTCTGGGTCTGCGCGTCGGCTATATCACCCTGGGCGGCTTCGACACCCACGCCAATCAGGTCAATGATCAGCCGGTGCTGCTGAAAACACTGGCCGAGGGTCTGGCTGCCTTCTACAATGATCTGGCCGCACATGGCAAAGCCGACGATGTAGTCATCATGACCTGGTCCGAGTTTGGCCGCCGTGTCCATGAAAACGGCAACGAAGGCACCGATCACGGCACCGCCGCGCCGCTCTTTGTGATGGGTAACGCCGTCACCGGCGGCATCTATGGCGAGCCGCCCGACCTAGGCAATCTGGACCAGACCGGCAACCTCAAGTTCACCATTGACTTCCGTCAGGTCTACGCCACTGTCTTGGACCGCTGGCTCGGCGCGCCCTCGCAGGCCATCCTGGGCGGGTCGTTTGGCAACCAGGGCTTTCTCCAATCGCCATCTGCCGCCTAG
- a CDS encoding Uma2 family endonuclease, giving the protein MATTKQPQTITITPGDRITAAEYAAMPPEQGWRTELFRGVVVRMPLIKDLRHEWVAGNLYAALHAYITPRRSGRASMEQGGYNATLPGETDETIWGPDVAFISAERLPAALSSIARGDYAPAPDLAAEVVSASQSRPEMAERAQRWLAAGTRLVWNVWPESQTVDVWTPDTPMYTLSLRDTLDGLDVIPDFSLPVAGLFA; this is encoded by the coding sequence ATGGCAACAACCAAACAACCACAAACGATCACTATCACGCCTGGGGACCGCATCACGGCTGCTGAGTATGCGGCCATGCCGCCAGAACAGGGCTGGCGCACAGAACTTTTCCGGGGGGTAGTCGTTCGCATGCCACTTATCAAAGACTTGCGCCACGAATGGGTGGCAGGCAATCTGTATGCTGCATTGCATGCGTATATTACGCCGCGCCGTTCGGGGCGAGCATCGATGGAGCAAGGCGGCTACAACGCCACCCTGCCAGGAGAGACTGACGAAACGATCTGGGGGCCGGATGTCGCTTTTATCAGCGCCGAGCGCCTGCCAGCGGCCCTTTCCTCCATAGCGCGGGGTGATTATGCGCCCGCGCCCGACCTGGCTGCCGAAGTAGTCAGCGCCAGCCAATCACGCCCGGAGATGGCCGAACGGGCGCAGCGGTGGCTCGCTGCGGGGACGCGCCTGGTTTGGAACGTGTGGCCGGAAAGCCAGACGGTGGATGTGTGGACGCCCGACACCCCCATGTACACGCTGAGCCTGCGTGATACCCTCGATGGCCTGGATGTGATACCCGACTTTTCTCTGCCGGTTGCTGGCTTGTTCGCCTAG
- the recO gene encoding DNA repair protein RecO, with protein MRRPRIYTTDALILKRMDYGEADRILTLFTPGRGKIKAIAKGARRTTSRIAGHVELFTRSQLQLAAGRDLEIITQGESQERFPHLRAGLWHATTAYYLAELIDKFTEEHNEYADLYTLLIESLRRLDEDAASARHASNGHNGAHALHETPAIYAALSGDIGAAGQGNGYATGNGHPDAPYRSRAWQMLRYFEVHLLGDLGYRPSLHECAACGSTLQPVENGFNPTLGGVLCPNCSRYSQRPISLPSLKVLRLLQTSPWESIPRLRLDSSQQSEIEYLLQALIRFHLERDLKSWDFLRHIQPAY; from the coding sequence ATGCGCCGACCACGTATCTATACGACCGACGCGCTCATCTTGAAGCGCATGGATTATGGCGAGGCTGATCGCATTCTGACCCTTTTCACACCGGGCCGGGGGAAGATCAAGGCCATCGCTAAAGGCGCGCGGCGCACCACCAGCCGCATCGCCGGGCATGTGGAACTCTTCACGCGCAGCCAGTTGCAGCTTGCCGCTGGCCGCGATCTGGAGATCATTACCCAGGGCGAAAGCCAGGAACGCTTCCCCCATCTGCGCGCCGGACTCTGGCACGCGACCACCGCCTATTATCTGGCCGAACTGATTGACAAATTCACCGAGGAACACAACGAATACGCCGACCTCTATACCCTATTGATTGAGAGCCTGCGTCGGCTGGATGAGGACGCAGCCAGTGCCAGACATGCCAGCAACGGACACAACGGCGCGCACGCCCTCCACGAAACTCCGGCCATTTATGCTGCGCTCTCTGGCGACATTGGAGCCGCCGGCCAGGGGAACGGGTACGCAACCGGCAACGGCCACCCAGACGCCCCCTATCGCAGCCGCGCCTGGCAGATGCTGCGCTACTTCGAGGTTCACCTGCTGGGCGATCTGGGCTATCGCCCCAGCCTGCACGAATGCGCCGCGTGCGGCTCCACGCTTCAGCCAGTCGAAAATGGCTTTAACCCCACCCTCGGCGGCGTCCTCTGCCCCAACTGTTCGCGCTACTCCCAACGTCCCATCTCCCTTCCCAGCCTGAAAGTGCTGCGCCTCCTCCAGACCAGCCCCTGGGAAAGCATTCCGCGTCTGCGCCTGGACAGCAGCCAGCAGAGCGAGATCGAATATCTGCTTCAGGCGCTGATCCGCTTCCACCTGGAGCGCGACCTGAAATCGTGGGACTTCCTGCGCCATATCCAGCCCGCGTACTAA
- a CDS encoding tetratricopeptide repeat protein yields MSASQFQSGSGGAGGRRGRRGGGGGGAGSQGPRGPRDPYSSSGSGSGGESPEQQNDIAIRMLQRALAESQERGDKAGTLASHISLAVALLEAGHPQDALEHNQRALELAEELKDEVALAAAHLRMGQIQSDLKNHASAVASYERALDLFQQQGDSSGTAAVYSKLGEAYYREGNYDQAISRFQQALPLYREGNDQVAIALTHSNLGAARYHQGQYDDALEEHRAALAIWQRLNNAGGLATTYNYLAAIYNAQGHYDLAMLNYGLASVALVRPKR; encoded by the coding sequence ATGTCTGCCTCCCAGTTTCAATCCGGTTCTGGTGGCGCTGGCGGACGGCGTGGACGACGAGGCGGCGGAGGTGGTGGGGCTGGCTCTCAAGGCCCACGCGGCCCGCGCGACCCGTACTCGTCGTCGGGATCAGGCAGCGGGGGAGAGTCGCCAGAGCAGCAAAATGATATTGCCATTCGGATGTTGCAGCGGGCGCTGGCCGAAAGCCAGGAGCGCGGCGACAAAGCGGGCACCCTCGCCAGTCATATCAGCCTGGCGGTAGCACTGCTGGAGGCCGGCCACCCCCAGGACGCGTTGGAACATAACCAGCGGGCGCTGGAACTGGCCGAAGAGTTGAAAGACGAGGTAGCCCTGGCAGCCGCTCATCTGCGCATGGGCCAGATTCAGAGCGACCTCAAAAATCACGCCAGCGCAGTTGCATCCTATGAGCGGGCGTTGGACCTCTTTCAGCAACAGGGCGATTCGTCCGGCACTGCTGCCGTCTATAGCAAGCTTGGCGAGGCATATTACCGCGAGGGAAACTATGACCAGGCCATCAGCCGGTTCCAGCAAGCTTTGCCGCTCTATCGGGAAGGGAACGATCAGGTCGCCATCGCCCTGACCCACAGCAACCTGGGCGCGGCGCGATACCATCAGGGCCAGTATGATGACGCTTTAGAAGAACACCGCGCCGCCCTGGCGATCTGGCAGCGCCTCAACAACGCTGGTGGCCTGGCGACCACCTATAACTACCTGGCGGCCATCTATAACGCCCAGGGCCACTATGACCTCGCCATGCTCAATTATGGCCTGGCAAGCGTGGCCCTGGTACGTCCAAAGCGTTAG
- the rplI gene encoding 50S ribosomal protein L9 → MKVILLKDVTGLGQTGDVKDVAEGYARNYLLRQGLVAAATPAALGNLKQHIAAERRKQEKIEAEQQALSAQLSDITITFRARAGKGGRLYGSITNQDIAEAIRAQNGLSIDRRSIELPEPLRAVGTYEVPVHVARGKEPKLTVVIESTEPVEAEAEAEA, encoded by the coding sequence ATGAAAGTGATTTTGTTGAAAGATGTGACGGGACTGGGCCAGACCGGCGACGTGAAAGACGTGGCGGAAGGCTATGCCCGCAACTACCTGCTGCGCCAGGGTCTGGTGGCGGCTGCCACGCCAGCGGCGCTGGGCAATCTGAAGCAGCACATTGCTGCGGAACGACGCAAACAGGAGAAGATTGAGGCGGAACAGCAGGCGCTGTCTGCGCAGCTAAGCGACATTACCATCACCTTCCGCGCCCGCGCGGGCAAGGGTGGCCGCCTGTATGGCTCGATTACCAACCAGGATATTGCCGAGGCTATCCGCGCGCAGAACGGCCTCTCCATTGATCGCCGGTCCATTGAACTGCCTGAGCCGCTGCGCGCGGTGGGGACATATGAGGTGCCGGTACATGTTGCCAGGGGCAAGGAGCCAAAGCTGACGGTGGTTATCGAGTCCACCGAGCCTGTGGAGGCGGAAGCCGAAGCCGAGGCATAG
- a CDS encoding D-2-hydroxyacid dehydrogenase: MSDAPLVLTNFRFDPADLERIREAAGPGQVIFTPDRDEFDRTLARAEVVSAFQVPDDILERAPHLRWFQFPGAGVDNLQRTGLLRKGSPVVVTSVAGIHAIPISEYVFASMLMFAHHFPQMVLLQEQRDWAIGRRWNALAGSELFGKTLGVIGLGGIGRRIAQLGRAFGMRVLGLRRSATGEASDPDVDELYPPNRLRTLLGACDYVVLAVPLTPETERMIGEHELLAMRPNAYLVNISRGRVVDEQALIRALESGWIAGAGLDVTVEEPLSQASPLWDMPNVILTPHMSGLTDQYSARLTDIFADNLRRYRAGEPLLHIVDPALGY, from the coding sequence ATGAGCGACGCGCCCCTGGTTCTCACCAATTTTCGCTTCGACCCCGCCGACCTTGAGCGTATCCGCGAGGCTGCCGGGCCGGGGCAGGTGATCTTTACCCCCGACCGCGATGAGTTTGACCGCACGCTCGCCAGGGCCGAAGTCGTCTCTGCCTTTCAGGTTCCCGACGATATTCTGGAGCGCGCGCCCCACCTGCGCTGGTTTCAGTTCCCCGGCGCAGGCGTTGATAACCTTCAACGCACCGGCCTGCTGCGCAAGGGAAGTCCTGTTGTCGTCACCTCCGTCGCGGGCATTCACGCGATCCCCATCAGCGAATATGTCTTTGCCAGCATGCTGATGTTCGCCCATCACTTCCCGCAAATGGTTCTGCTGCAAGAGCAGCGCGACTGGGCCATTGGCCGCCGCTGGAACGCCCTGGCCGGAAGCGAGCTTTTCGGCAAGACGCTGGGAGTCATCGGCCTGGGCGGCATTGGCCGCCGCATTGCCCAGCTTGGGCGGGCCTTTGGCATGCGCGTGCTGGGGCTGCGCCGCTCGGCTACGGGCGAAGCCAGCGACCCGGATGTTGATGAACTCTATCCCCCCAATCGCCTGCGTACCTTGCTCGGCGCTTGCGATTATGTCGTCCTGGCCGTCCCCCTGACGCCGGAAACCGAGCGGATGATCGGTGAACATGAACTGCTGGCGATGCGCCCCAACGCCTACCTCGTCAACATTTCGCGTGGGCGTGTGGTTGATGAACAGGCGCTCATTCGCGCACTCGAAAGCGGCTGGATCGCGGGCGCCGGGCTGGATGTGACCGTCGAAGAACCGCTCTCCCAGGCCAGCCCGCTCTGGGATATGCCCAATGTGATCCTGACGCCGCATATGTCGGGGCTGACCGACCAGTACAGCGCCCGTCTCACCGACATCTTCGCCGACAATCTGCGCCGCTACCGCGCCGGGGAGCCACTTTTACACATCGTAGACCCGGCTTTAGGGTACTAG
- a CDS encoding CvpA family protein, giving the protein MSLLTAHWLDLVAAVVLFISIWHGWRSGLLVGLFNLLSIPLGIAAAYFLAPRVAAATNISLTYMYAIVFFIAVIAVHIVGSALRKGMRKRVKIVGETDALLGAVVGGAKAWVLLVLFLFFWGGALNSSAVRVVACNLSAVNSTVASNLGAWQTEYNQTVGNSVFAHINGFIVPQQVNAQGCSG; this is encoded by the coding sequence ATGTCTCTACTCACCGCTCACTGGTTAGACCTTGTGGCCGCTGTGGTGCTGTTCATCAGCATCTGGCATGGCTGGCGCAGTGGTCTGCTGGTTGGCCTGTTCAACCTGCTCAGCATCCCGTTGGGCATCGCCGCCGCCTATTTCCTTGCCCCACGAGTCGCCGCCGCCACGAATATCTCGCTAACCTATATGTACGCCATCGTCTTTTTCATCGCCGTCATCGCGGTGCATATTGTGGGCAGCGCGCTGCGCAAAGGGATGCGCAAGCGTGTCAAAATCGTGGGGGAGACCGACGCTTTGCTGGGCGCTGTCGTCGGCGGCGCGAAAGCCTGGGTTTTGCTGGTCCTGTTTCTCTTCTTCTGGGGCGGCGCGCTCAACTCTTCTGCTGTGCGCGTGGTGGCCTGTAACCTGTCGGCGGTCAACAGCACCGTTGCCAGCAACCTTGGCGCCTGGCAAACCGAATACAATCAAACGGTTGGTAACAGCGTATTCGCCCATATCAACGGCTTTATCGTTCCGCAGCAAGTGAACGCCCAGGGGTGCAGTGGGTAA
- a CDS encoding enoyl-ACP reductase: protein MTLLEGKTALVSGVANKRSIGWGIAQALADAGARLAFTYQTRMEKMVRELVETIPNNPLLIECDVQSDEELDRAFSETDEAFGGLDILIHSVAFAPPAELEGRFIDTSREGFKNTLDISAYSLIAMTRRAEPLMAKRGGGSVVCLTYMASGRVFPKYNVMAVAKAALECNTRYLAYELGPQNIRVNAISAGPISTLAARGVKGFTDMLSHQEETAPLHRNIDQSDVGALALFLCSPAARNITGGVHFVDAGFNIMGIG, encoded by the coding sequence ATGACACTACTGGAAGGCAAGACCGCGCTGGTTTCTGGCGTGGCAAATAAACGCAGCATCGGCTGGGGCATCGCCCAGGCGCTCGCCGACGCCGGAGCGCGCCTGGCATTTACCTACCAGACCCGCATGGAGAAGATGGTCCGCGAACTGGTTGAAACCATCCCCAACAATCCGCTCTTGATTGAATGCGATGTGCAATCCGACGAGGAACTGGATCGCGCCTTCAGTGAGACCGATGAAGCCTTCGGCGGGCTGGACATCCTCATTCACAGCGTTGCCTTTGCGCCCCCCGCCGAACTGGAAGGGCGCTTCATAGACACCAGCCGCGAGGGCTTCAAGAACACGCTGGACATCAGCGCCTACTCGCTCATTGCCATGACCAGACGCGCCGAGCCGCTGATGGCAAAGCGCGGCGGCGGCAGCGTCGTCTGTCTCACCTATATGGCGAGCGGGCGCGTCTTCCCCAAGTATAACGTGATGGCCGTCGCCAAAGCTGCCCTGGAGTGCAACACGCGCTATCTGGCCTATGAGCTTGGCCCGCAAAATATTCGCGTCAACGCCATTTCCGCCGGGCCAATCAGCACGCTGGCGGCGCGCGGTGTCAAGGGCTTCACCGACATGCTCTCCCATCAGGAGGAAACCGCGCCCCTGCATCGCAATATTGATCAATCCGATGTCGGCGCGCTGGCCCTCTTCCTGTGCAGCCCGGCGGCGCGCAACATCACGGGCGGCGTCCATTTCGTGGACGCCGGCTTTAACATCATGGGCATCGGATGA
- a CDS encoding aldehyde dehydrogenase family protein, with product MATTATEMQTYKNYIGGEWRESVSGETFLDTNPAHPDEVIGRFQKSNAADVDAALQAAEAALPAWRTLPAPARGEIILRAALLLEQRMEDLARLMTREMGKVLKETRGDVQTAVDFGKYVAGEGRRAEGETVPSALPDKICLTIRQPLGVVGIITPWNFPMAIPAWKTFPALVAGNTVVLKPASDTPLLAVKLVEALKDAGLPPGVLNLVTGPGGTLGDALVTDHRVAMISLTGSTEVGRRVAELCGRDLRRCSLELGGKNAIIILDDANLDEAVAGVAWAAFGTTGQRCTATSRVIIQRGALKAFNERIVAAAERLRVGDGLEPETEMGPLVNTGRVRAVHEYIEIGQREGAKLLTGGQPYSDGPLAAGAFYAPTVFSEVTPEMRIAREEIFGPVLSVIPVESYEEAIQVANSTEYGLSCALYTEDMRKVFRAMRDIQSGLIYFNAPTTGAEPHLPFGGVKSSGNGHRELGPGAVEEFSEVKTVFVSYPPKRS from the coding sequence ATGGCTACGACAGCCACAGAAATGCAAACCTATAAAAACTATATCGGCGGGGAATGGCGCGAGTCCGTCTCCGGCGAGACCTTTCTGGACACCAATCCGGCCCACCCTGACGAGGTAATTGGCCGTTTCCAAAAATCAAACGCTGCCGATGTGGACGCGGCGCTTCAAGCCGCTGAGGCGGCGCTGCCCGCCTGGCGTACCCTGCCCGCCCCGGCGCGCGGCGAAATCATCCTGCGGGCGGCGCTGTTGCTGGAGCAGCGCATGGAAGACCTGGCCCGCCTGATGACCCGCGAGATGGGCAAGGTCTTGAAAGAGACGCGCGGCGATGTGCAGACGGCTGTAGACTTTGGCAAGTATGTCGCGGGCGAGGGCCGCCGCGCCGAAGGTGAAACCGTTCCCTCTGCGCTGCCCGATAAAATCTGTCTGACCATCCGTCAGCCGCTGGGGGTCGTCGGCATTATTACCCCCTGGAACTTCCCGATGGCGATTCCGGCGTGGAAGACGTTCCCCGCGCTGGTGGCTGGAAATACCGTCGTGCTGAAGCCCGCCAGTGATACGCCGCTGCTGGCGGTCAAGCTGGTGGAGGCGCTGAAAGATGCCGGGCTGCCCCCTGGTGTGCTGAATCTGGTGACTGGCCCCGGCGGCACGCTGGGCGACGCGCTGGTGACGGATCATCGCGTGGCGATGATCTCGCTGACTGGCTCAACCGAGGTGGGTAGGCGCGTGGCCGAACTCTGCGGGCGCGATCTGCGGCGGTGCAGCCTGGAACTCGGCGGGAAGAACGCGATCATCATTCTGGACGATGCGAATCTGGATGAAGCTGTGGCGGGCGTGGCCTGGGCGGCTTTTGGCACGACGGGCCAGCGTTGTACGGCGACCAGCCGTGTGATTATCCAGCGCGGCGCGCTGAAAGCGTTTAACGAGCGCATCGTGGCAGCGGCGGAAAGGCTGCGCGTGGGCGATGGACTGGAGCCGGAGACAGAGATGGGGCCGCTCGTGAATACGGGACGGGTGCGCGCGGTGCATGAGTATATCGAAATCGGCCAGCGAGAGGGCGCGAAGCTGCTGACTGGCGGCCAGCCCTACAGCGATGGCCCGCTGGCGGCTGGCGCGTTCTACGCGCCGACGGTCTTTAGCGAGGTGACGCCGGAGATGCGCATCGCCCGCGAAGAGATTTTTGGCCCGGTGCTGTCGGTGATTCCGGTGGAGAGCTACGAGGAGGCTATTCAGGTTGCCAACTCCACCGAGTACGGGCTGTCCTGCGCGCTCTATACGGAGGATATGCGCAAAGTCTTCCGGGCGATGCGCGATATTCAGTCGGGATTGATCTACTTCAATGCCCCCACGACGGGCGCGGAGCCGCACCTGCCCTTTGGCGGCGTGAAGAGCAGCGGCAACGGCCACCGCGAGCTTGGCCCCGGCGCTGTCGAGGAGTTCAGCGAGGTCAAGACGGTCTTCGTCTCATACCCGCCCAAGCGAAGCTGA
- a CDS encoding DUF47 family protein, translating into MSILIPREDKFYRLFEQAAANVLRGAELLNDLLNHFSEVATKVKLIQAAEHEGDALTHEIFEQLNRTFVTPLDREDIAAIAHALDDVLDFIEASADAFQLYDIDEPTPAAIELGGLILQASQQVEKAILALRHRKQAAQIREAVVEINRIENLADQVYRGAMSSLFRQADPVLMIKWKQVYDYLEQATDLCEDVGDVLQGVLLKNA; encoded by the coding sequence ATGTCAATTCTTATCCCGCGTGAGGATAAGTTCTACCGCCTCTTTGAGCAGGCGGCAGCCAACGTCTTGCGCGGCGCTGAGCTTCTCAACGACCTGCTGAACCATTTTAGCGAGGTTGCCACCAAAGTCAAGTTGATTCAGGCAGCGGAACACGAGGGCGATGCCCTCACCCATGAAATCTTCGAGCAACTGAACCGCACCTTTGTTACCCCGCTGGACCGCGAAGATATTGCCGCCATTGCCCACGCGCTCGACGATGTGCTCGACTTTATCGAAGCCAGCGCCGACGCCTTCCAACTCTACGACATTGACGAGCCAACTCCAGCGGCGATTGAACTGGGCGGGCTGATTCTGCAAGCCAGCCAGCAGGTCGAAAAAGCGATTCTGGCGCTGCGCCATCGCAAGCAGGCTGCGCAAATCCGCGAGGCGGTTGTCGAGATCAACCGGATCGAGAACCTGGCCGATCAGGTCTATCGCGGGGCCATGAGCAGCCTGTTCCGGCAAGCCGACCCGGTGCTGATGATTAAGTGGAAGCAAGTCTACGACTATCTCGAACAGGCCACCGACCTGTGCGAAGATGTCGGAGATGTGCTTCAAGGAGTGCTGTTGAAGAATGCTTAG
- a CDS encoding inorganic phosphate transporter, which yields MLAPHSTGALIFLILTIIVALAFDFTNGFHDTANAIATSISTRVLSPRVAILMAAILNFVGAFISTNVAKTIGSDVAQTTALTSVVVMSALLAAISWNLFTWYYGLPSSSSHALIGGIIGATVAGSAGSFSVLNAGGILKIVLSLVLSPIVGFLIAYILGLALLWLFRGFAPAQVTTASRWLQRVSAAFVAFSHGSNDAQKTMGVITAAVLAYQFGTTPTKFSVPDWVIILSATAMALGTSFGGWRIIKTMGMHMVKLRPLDGFAAESSSALVIILATKLGLPVSTTHTIAGSIMGVGARQRLSAVRWGVAGNMVFAWLLTGPITAVLAAVIYLLFHLIGL from the coding sequence ATGCTGGCCCCACACAGTACGGGCGCGCTGATCTTCTTAATCCTGACGATCATCGTGGCCCTCGCGTTCGACTTTACCAACGGTTTTCACGATACCGCCAATGCCATCGCCACCAGCATTTCCACCCGCGTACTTTCGCCGCGCGTTGCCATCCTCATGGCCGCCATCCTTAACTTTGTTGGCGCGTTCATCAGTACCAACGTCGCCAAAACCATTGGCAGCGATGTCGCTCAGACAACCGCCCTGACTTCGGTGGTCGTGATGTCGGCGCTGCTGGCGGCCATCAGTTGGAACCTCTTCACCTGGTATTATGGCCTGCCGAGCAGTTCATCGCACGCGCTGATCGGCGGCATCATCGGCGCGACAGTCGCGGGGTCAGCAGGGAGCTTCAGCGTCTTAAATGCTGGTGGCATTCTCAAAATCGTGCTGTCGCTGGTCCTCTCCCCTATTGTTGGCTTTCTCATTGCCTACATACTGGGCCTGGCGCTGCTCTGGCTCTTTCGTGGCTTTGCGCCCGCGCAAGTCACCACTGCCAGCCGCTGGCTCCAGCGGGTCAGCGCCGCCTTTGTGGCTTTCAGTCACGGCTCCAACGACGCGCAGAAGACGATGGGTGTGATTACCGCCGCCGTCCTGGCCTATCAGTTTGGCACAACGCCGACCAAGTTCAGCGTACCGGATTGGGTGATTATCCTCAGCGCCACTGCAATGGCCCTTGGCACCAGCTTTGGTGGCTGGCGCATCATCAAAACAATGGGCATGCACATGGTCAAGCTGCGCCCACTGGACGGCTTCGCCGCCGAAAGTTCGTCAGCCCTGGTAATTATCCTAGCCACAAAGTTGGGGCTGCCCGTCAGCACGACGCACACCATCGCCGGATCGATCATGGGCGTGGGCGCGCGCCAGCGCCTCTCAGCGGTGCGCTGGGGCGTGGCGGGCAACATGGTCTTTGCCTGGCTTCTGACCGGACCAATCACCGCCGTACTGGCCGCCGTGATCTATTTGCTCTTTCACCTGATCGGCCTCTAA